Proteins from a genomic interval of Polaribacter sp. Q13:
- a CDS encoding M48 family metallopeptidase, with the protein MSYIAHTLSELEKEHQAALNTAQEKMLTDLNDAQASGNFDKIQEASIVFQNLTTELAAEYTKRIEEINALNHKAEAETVEGIYTNNRADIDLNLLVYDGDRDYVIAFQQDDLIQKTLEKVNKNSGKFKSRKHLLKSSLRLTKTLAPMLHEIGEHCKKTLMLKADIEFFVYQGDTFNASCYPPDDNKLYIILSSGILERFSKEELTFVVGHEIGHVLFEHFDYPVRQILDTGENDLAPIHAMKLYAWNRNAEISADRAGLLCCQNFEAVGRTFFKLSSGVTTDSLDFQLNAYIEQFVDLEEVLNDSNLDPSDWYSTHPFSPLRIKALELFNKSETYAAFNTSVSGEITEEAMEVEIKRIMSLMEPENLEDESEHSEKIQRLMFLGGYLISNADGVVDDSEIQALSSIVAPKVFANCMMTIKGLTEDEMISEVQQLTKDLDVVLSVMQKLNILRDLSIISYADGEIDDSEVNVLYNLARLLYINTDFIDRVIGDAQGV; encoded by the coding sequence ATGTCATATATAGCACATACACTTTCAGAATTAGAAAAAGAACATCAAGCGGCTTTAAATACAGCGCAAGAAAAGATGTTAACCGATTTAAATGATGCACAAGCATCAGGAAATTTCGATAAAATACAAGAAGCTAGTATTGTTTTTCAAAATTTAACAACAGAATTAGCAGCAGAATATACGAAACGTATAGAAGAGATAAATGCTTTAAATCATAAAGCAGAAGCAGAAACTGTAGAAGGAATCTATACAAATAATAGGGCTGATATCGACTTAAACTTATTAGTTTATGATGGCGATAGAGATTATGTTATTGCTTTTCAACAAGACGATTTAATACAAAAAACGTTAGAAAAAGTAAATAAGAATAGTGGTAAATTTAAGTCTAGAAAGCATTTGTTAAAATCTAGTTTAAGGTTAACAAAAACCTTAGCGCCAATGCTTCATGAAATAGGAGAGCATTGTAAAAAAACGTTAATGCTTAAAGCAGATATTGAGTTTTTTGTGTACCAAGGAGATACTTTTAACGCTTCTTGTTATCCGCCAGACGATAATAAATTATACATTATTTTATCATCCGGAATTTTAGAACGTTTCTCTAAAGAAGAATTAACTTTTGTAGTTGGTCATGAAATAGGACATGTGCTTTTTGAACATTTCGATTATCCTGTAAGACAAATTTTAGATACTGGTGAAAATGATTTAGCTCCAATTCACGCAATGAAATTATATGCTTGGAACAGAAATGCAGAAATTAGTGCTGATAGAGCAGGCTTGTTATGTTGTCAAAATTTTGAAGCTGTAGGGCGTACTTTCTTTAAATTATCATCTGGTGTAACCACAGATTCTTTAGATTTTCAACTAAATGCCTACATAGAACAATTTGTAGATTTAGAAGAAGTTTTGAATGATTCTAATTTAGATCCTTCAGACTGGTATAGCACTCATCCTTTCAGTCCGTTAAGAATTAAAGCTTTAGAACTTTTTAATAAAAGTGAAACGTATGCTGCTTTTAATACATCTGTTTCAGGTGAAATTACAGAAGAGGCTATGGAGGTTGAAATTAAAAGAATTATGTCTTTAATGGAACCGGAAAATTTAGAGGATGAAAGCGAACATTCAGAGAAAATACAACGTTTAATGTTTTTAGGAGGCTATTTAATTTCCAATGCAGATGGTGTTGTAGATGATTCTGAAATACAAGCCTTAAGCAGTATTGTGGCTCCCAAAGTTTTTGCCAACTGCATGATGACCATAAAAGGGCTTACAGAAGATGAAATGATTAGCGAAGTACAACAACTTACCAAAGATTTAGATGTTGTGTTGTCTGTAATGCAAAAGCTAAATATTTTAAGAGATTTATCTATTATTTCTTATGCCGATGGAGAAATAGATGATAGCGAAGTAAATGTTTTGTACAACTTAGCAAGGCTTTTATATATCAATACAGATTTTATAGATCGTGTTATTGGTGATGCGCAAGGAGTTTAA
- a CDS encoding methylmalonyl-CoA mutase family protein — MKQILPYKPKHKVRIVTAAALFDGHDASINIMRRIIQATGVEVIHLGHDRSVEEVVNCAIQEDVNAIAITSYQGGHNEYFKYMFDLLHEKGAGPIKIFGGGGGVILPKEIKELMDYGITKIYSPDDGRALGLQGMINDLVQKTEEAHPNLPKGKELQSDLKNVEKICNEDGSWLLGMGSDKVLENLKNKDVNTIARLISLAENNHTDFTKIFNKDWNSSPSGKSGEASSPVLGITGTGGAGKSSLVDELVRRFLIDFPEKTIGIISVDPSKRKTGGALLGDRIRMNSINNSRVYMRSLATRQSNLALSKNVNEAIDVLKAAEFDLIILETSGIGQSDTEITEHSDTSLYVMTPEFGAATQLEKIDMLDYADLVAINKFDKRGALDAVRDVKKQYMRNNNLWHIHQDDLPVYGTIASQFNDPGMNTLYKSIMDKLVEKTGVDLKSSMEITTEMSEKIFVIPPARVRYLSEIAESNRTYDLNVDKQVVVAQKLYGIYQTILSITENNTSLRGTKQSLLTKTGLNSDEILKQVQNDKSNVIPTEGGTTDEESQAFFLKLLLNQFEKVKLNLHPLNWEIILNWDEKVQKYKNAIYTFKVRDKEINIETHSESLSHTQIPKIALPKYKAWGDLLRWNLQENVPGEFPYTAGLYPFKRTGEDPTRMFAGEGGPERTNRRFHYVSLGMDAKRLSTAFDSVTLYGNDPGKRPDVYGKIGNAGVSICCLDDAKKLYSGFDLSHHMTSVSMTINGPAPMLLGFFMNAAIDQNCEKYIIENKLETQVEATFIEFYDLKGLERPKYQGELPEGNNGLGLMLLGLTGDLILPSEVYQQIKKDTLTQVRGTVQADILKEDQAQNTCIFSTEFALRLMGDVQEYFIEKQVRNFYSVSISGYHIAEAGANPITQLALTLSNGFTYVEYYLSRGMDINKFGPNLSFFFSNGIDPEYSVIGRVARKIWAKAMKNKYGANPRAQMLKYHIQTSGRSLHAQEIDFNDIRTTLQALYAINDNCNSLHTNAYDEAITTPTEESVRRAMAIQLIINKELGLTKNENPIQGAFIIEELTDLVEAAVLEEFDRITERGGVLGAMETMYQRSKIQEESLYYETLKHNGAFPIIGVNTFLSSKGSPTVQPAEIIRATETEKQHQIKTKENLNKINPKKVEQQIAILQEAAIKNENLFDKLMEATKVCSLGQITEALFKVGGQYRRNM; from the coding sequence ATGAAACAAATTCTACCATACAAACCAAAACACAAAGTACGTATTGTAACTGCTGCTGCTCTTTTTGACGGACATGATGCTTCTATAAATATTATGCGTAGAATTATTCAAGCCACTGGCGTGGAAGTTATTCATTTAGGTCATGACAGATCTGTAGAAGAGGTGGTAAACTGTGCCATTCAAGAAGATGTAAATGCTATTGCAATTACATCTTACCAAGGCGGACATAATGAGTATTTTAAATACATGTTTGATTTATTGCACGAAAAAGGAGCTGGACCTATTAAAATTTTTGGAGGTGGTGGCGGTGTAATTCTTCCTAAAGAAATAAAGGAATTAATGGATTACGGAATTACAAAAATCTATTCTCCAGATGATGGTAGAGCATTAGGTTTGCAAGGAATGATAAATGATTTAGTGCAAAAAACAGAAGAAGCCCATCCTAACCTTCCCAAAGGGAAGGAACTCCAATCTGACTTAAAAAATGTTGAAAAAATTTGTAATGAGGATGGTTCTTGGTTACTAGGAATGGGAAGCGACAAAGTTTTAGAAAACTTAAAAAACAAAGACGTAAATACAATTGCAAGGTTAATTTCTCTTGCAGAAAATAACCACACAGATTTTACAAAAATTTTCAACAAAGATTGGAACTCCTCCCCTTCAGGGAAGTCGGGAGAGGCCTCTTCTCCCGTGCTAGGAATTACTGGAACTGGTGGAGCAGGAAAATCTAGTTTAGTTGACGAATTAGTCCGTCGATTTTTAATTGATTTTCCAGAGAAAACAATCGGAATCATTTCTGTTGATCCATCAAAAAGAAAAACAGGAGGCGCACTTTTAGGAGATAGAATTAGAATGAATTCTATAAATAATTCTCGTGTTTATATGCGTTCTTTAGCTACAAGACAATCTAATTTGGCTTTATCAAAAAATGTAAACGAAGCTATTGACGTTTTAAAAGCTGCTGAATTCGATTTAATTATTTTAGAAACTTCCGGAATTGGACAATCTGACACCGAAATAACAGAACATTCTGATACTTCTTTGTATGTAATGACTCCGGAATTTGGCGCTGCAACGCAATTAGAAAAGATTGATATGCTAGATTATGCGGATTTAGTTGCCATTAATAAGTTTGATAAACGTGGTGCTTTAGATGCTGTTAGAGATGTGAAAAAACAGTACATGCGTAACAACAATCTTTGGCACATTCACCAAGATGATTTACCTGTTTATGGAACGATTGCTTCTCAATTTAACGATCCAGGAATGAATACTTTATACAAAAGTATTATGGACAAGTTGGTTGAAAAAACTGGCGTAGATTTAAAGTCGAGCATGGAAATTACCACAGAAATGTCTGAAAAAATCTTTGTAATTCCGCCTGCTAGAGTTCGGTATTTATCTGAAATAGCAGAAAGCAATAGAACGTATGATTTAAATGTTGATAAACAGGTTGTGGTTGCTCAAAAATTATATGGAATTTATCAAACGATATTATCTATTACAGAAAATAATACGTCATTGCGAGGAACGAAGCAATCTCTTCTTACTAAAACAGGACTAAATAGCGACGAGATCCTAAAACAAGTTCAGAATGACAAGTCCAATGTCATTCCGACAGAAGGAGGAACGACTGACGAGGAATCTCAAGCATTCTTCTTAAAATTATTGCTGAACCAATTCGAAAAAGTAAAACTAAACCTCCATCCTTTAAATTGGGAAATTATCTTAAACTGGGATGAGAAAGTTCAGAAATATAAAAACGCAATTTATACGTTTAAAGTACGTGATAAAGAAATTAATATAGAAACGCATAGTGAATCACTTTCGCACACTCAAATTCCTAAAATAGCTTTACCCAAATACAAAGCTTGGGGAGATTTATTACGTTGGAATTTACAAGAAAATGTTCCGGGAGAATTCCCTTACACCGCAGGATTATATCCGTTTAAAAGAACTGGTGAAGACCCAACAAGAATGTTTGCTGGTGAAGGTGGTCCAGAAAGAACAAACAGAAGATTTCATTACGTAAGTTTAGGAATGGATGCAAAACGCCTTTCTACAGCTTTTGATTCGGTTACCTTATATGGAAATGATCCAGGGAAAAGACCTGATGTTTATGGAAAAATTGGTAATGCAGGCGTTTCAATTTGTTGTTTAGACGATGCAAAAAAATTATATTCTGGTTTTGATTTAAGTCATCATATGACTTCTGTTTCTATGACCATCAATGGACCAGCACCAATGTTGTTAGGTTTTTTTATGAATGCTGCGATTGATCAAAATTGCGAGAAATACATTATCGAAAACAAATTAGAAACACAAGTTGAAGCTACTTTTATAGAATTTTATGATTTAAAAGGTTTAGAAAGACCAAAATACCAAGGTGAATTACCTGAAGGAAATAATGGTTTAGGTTTAATGCTTTTAGGTTTAACCGGAGATTTGATTTTACCTTCTGAGGTTTATCAACAAATAAAAAAAGACACATTAACTCAAGTTAGAGGAACGGTACAGGCAGATATTTTAAAAGAAGATCAAGCACAGAATACGTGTATTTTTTCTACAGAATTTGCGTTGCGATTAATGGGTGACGTACAAGAATATTTTATTGAAAAACAAGTGAGAAATTTTTATTCGGTTTCTATATCTGGATATCATATTGCAGAAGCCGGTGCAAACCCAATTACGCAATTGGCGTTGACATTGTCTAACGGATTTACCTATGTAGAATATTATTTAAGTAGAGGAATGGATATTAATAAATTCGGCCCCAATTTATCTTTCTTTTTCTCTAACGGAATTGACCCTGAATATTCTGTAATAGGAAGAGTTGCGCGTAAAATTTGGGCAAAAGCCATGAAAAACAAATACGGCGCAAACCCAAGAGCTCAAATGTTAAAGTATCATATTCAGACTTCTGGTCGTTCTTTACACGCACAAGAAATTGATTTTAATGATATTAGAACAACATTACAAGCATTGTATGCCATTAATGATAATTGTAATTCTCTACACACAAACGCCTATGATGAAGCCATTACAACGCCGACTGAAGAATCCGTAAGAAGAGCGATGGCAATTCAATTAATTATCAATAAAGAATTAGGTTTAACAAAGAATGAAAACCCAATACAAGGTGCATTTATTATTGAAGAATTGACCGATTTAGTAGAAGCTGCAGTTTTAGAAGAATTTGATAGAATTACAGAACGTGGTGGCGTTTTAGGCGCTATGGAAACCATGTATCAGCGTTCTAAAATACAGGAAGAAAGTTTGTACTATGAGACTTTAAAGCACAATGGAGCATTCCCTATTATTGGTGTAAATACTTTTTTAAGTTCTAAAGGATCTCCAACAGTTCAGCCAGCAGAAATTATTAGAGCAACGGAAACAGAAAAGCAACATCAAATTAAAACGAAAGAAAACCTCAACAAAATAAATCCGAAGAAAGTTGAACAGCAAATTGCAATTTTACAAGAAGCAGCAATTAAAAATGAAAATTTATTTGATAAATTAATGGAAGCTACCAAAGTGTGTTCTTTAGGACAAATTACGGAAGCGTTGTTTAAAGTTGGCGGACAGTATAGAAGAAATATGTAG
- a CDS encoding M15 family metallopeptidase, whose translation MKFPKYLNSNYVLGKFDYSKNIDFAMVPKENASKNIYVRKEVLTAFLQMNDAALKDGVSLKIISGTRNFEYQKRIWDYKWNEKYKNIPPLKRAKKILEFSSMPSTSRHHWGTDIDINNLNNSYFTKGKGLKEYNWLLKNAQKYGFYQVYTSKENGRTGYSEEKWHWTYLPLSSLYVKFYNANIKLKDINGFKGYSYAKELNVIKNYVNGINPEIIKKSIKN comes from the coding sequence TTGAAATTTCCAAAATACCTAAATTCAAATTATGTATTGGGAAAATTTGATTATTCTAAAAATATAGACTTTGCTATGGTTCCTAAAGAAAACGCATCAAAAAACATCTATGTACGAAAAGAAGTATTGACTGCTTTTTTACAAATGAATGATGCTGCTCTAAAAGATGGAGTTTCCTTAAAAATAATATCAGGAACTAGAAATTTTGAATACCAAAAACGTATTTGGGATTATAAATGGAATGAAAAATATAAAAACATTCCTCCTTTAAAAAGAGCAAAAAAGATTTTAGAATTTAGTTCTATGCCTTCTACTTCTCGTCATCATTGGGGAACCGATATTGATATCAACAACCTTAATAATTCTTATTTTACAAAAGGAAAAGGGCTAAAAGAATATAATTGGTTGCTTAAAAATGCTCAAAAATATGGTTTTTATCAAGTGTATACTTCCAAAGAAAATGGAAGAACGGGGTATAGTGAAGAAAAATGGCATTGGACTTACCTTCCGCTTTCATCATTATATGTAAAGTTTTACAATGCCAACATCAAACTAAAAGACATTAACGGTTTTAAAGGTTATTCTTACGCCAAAGAATTAAATGTTATTAAAAATTATGTAAATGGAATTAATCCGGAAATTATCAAAAAATCAATAAAAAACTAA
- a CDS encoding DUF4136 domain-containing protein: MKKLFLFLLSTALLTSCSAIKVTTDYDSKVDFNQYKTFAFYKPGIDKAEISDLDKKRILRAIESELLTQGFTKSDNPDMLVSIFTKSREKVNVNQNNGFGYGYGWGWSPWMMGGMNNNINVSQYTEGTLFIDFIDKKKKELIWQGIGTGALKLQNREKKEARIKEFVKEIISRFPPGKEK, translated from the coding sequence ATGAAAAAACTATTTTTATTTCTGTTAAGTACAGCGCTTTTAACTTCGTGTAGTGCGATAAAAGTTACTACAGATTATGATAGCAAGGTAGATTTTAATCAATATAAAACCTTTGCTTTTTACAAACCAGGAATTGATAAAGCAGAAATTTCCGATTTAGATAAAAAACGAATTTTACGAGCTATTGAGTCAGAATTATTAACTCAAGGGTTTACTAAATCCGATAATCCGGACATGTTGGTGAGTATTTTTACTAAATCTAGAGAAAAAGTAAACGTAAATCAAAATAATGGTTTTGGCTATGGCTACGGTTGGGGTTGGAGCCCATGGATGATGGGAGGTATGAATAATAATATTAATGTTTCTCAATATACAGAAGGTACTTTGTTTATTGATTTTATTGATAAAAAGAAAAAAGAATTAATTTGGCAAGGAATAGGAACTGGGGCTTTAAAACTTCAGAATAGAGAAAAAAAAGAGGCTAGAATTAAAGAGTTTGTAAAAGAGATTATTTCTAGATTTCCTCCAGGAAAAGAAAAATAA
- a CDS encoding DUF5522 domain-containing protein has product MYNKRIELEEGDFYVNEQGYKVFTEKFHLKRGHCCKSGCKHCPYGYDKKTDSFK; this is encoded by the coding sequence GTGTATAATAAAAGAATAGAATTAGAAGAAGGTGATTTTTATGTAAACGAACAAGGTTATAAAGTGTTTACAGAAAAGTTTCATCTAAAAAGAGGTCATTGCTGTAAAAGTGGGTGTAAACATTGCCCTTATGGTTATGATAAAAAAACAGATAGTTTTAAGTAA
- a CDS encoding DUF4197 domain-containing protein: MIKRILVLVIAIQLVGCAELQKVANQVSQSTGLSQEQIGNGLREALDKGIKDQVSKLTATNGFYKNDLVKIMLPEELQAVDKGLRKVGLSNLADEGIKVLNRAAEDAVKTATPIFVNAVKDMTFADAKTILLGDQNAATSYLQGKTTDNLTASFSPVIKNSFSKVGADKVWSNLISKYNSIPFVKSVNPDLTQYVTNQALKGVFTMIEVEEKGIRENVGLRSTALLKQVFALQD; this comes from the coding sequence ATGATAAAAAGAATTTTAGTTTTAGTAATTGCAATTCAGTTAGTAGGATGTGCAGAATTACAAAAAGTAGCAAACCAAGTTTCACAAAGTACAGGTTTAAGTCAAGAGCAAATAGGTAATGGTTTGCGTGAGGCTTTAGATAAAGGAATAAAGGATCAAGTTTCTAAATTAACTGCAACAAACGGGTTTTATAAAAACGATTTGGTAAAAATTATGTTGCCAGAAGAACTACAAGCTGTAGACAAAGGTTTACGTAAAGTAGGTTTAAGTAATTTGGCAGATGAGGGAATTAAAGTTTTAAACAGAGCGGCAGAAGATGCTGTAAAAACGGCAACTCCAATTTTTGTGAATGCAGTAAAAGATATGACGTTTGCAGATGCTAAAACAATTCTTTTAGGAGACCAAAATGCTGCAACTTCTTATTTACAGGGTAAAACAACCGATAATTTAACGGCTAGTTTTAGTCCAGTAATTAAAAACTCTTTTTCTAAAGTAGGGGCAGATAAAGTTTGGAGTAACTTAATTAGTAAGTATAATTCTATTCCTTTTGTAAAGAGTGTAAATCCAGATTTAACACAGTATGTTACCAATCAAGCCTTAAAAGGTGTTTTTACAATGATTGAAGTTGAAGAAAAAGGAATTAGAGAAAATGTAGGTTTACGCAGTACTGCGTTATTAAAGCAGGTGTTTGCGTTGCAAGATTAA
- a CDS encoding TonB-dependent receptor, which produces MERRILKASLTLFLGFIVQITFAQKKTVSGTVSDASGKLPGVSVAVKGTSTGTETDFEGNYAISVTEGDILVFSYLGYKPNQKKIGKFSKFNVVLKEGSSELDEVVIVGYGTQSKRKLTDNIVKLSSDDIADVPTPSVMNSLAGKAAGVQISQTNGKVEGGLNFRIRGQSSISAGSDPLYVLDGIPLINSNESNNGSPTNPLLTLSPNEIESIDILKDASSAAIYGARGANGVVLITTKSGKEGKAKFSVNISNGVSEKANSRDWLNAEQYVELFLEAGKNGLATGGWPAEGYVEERLDRYSNNTWREGTYDTDWQDLALVKGYTRDADFSISGGDAKTTYFFSGAYNDTKGIVRGNELNRISSRLNITHKLTDKFSAGMNLSFSRTDIDRIGNDNAFVSPLQAIALAPISPDFVDGEPFANTTYANFLLQDKHAYYNTIIRRVTGKVFAAYQFTDNLKFNSDFAYDLYSQTEDSFTGSLAPFQSTNGEAYASNVNTENYIFSNYLSYNKTFGENHDLDIILGTELNKSKRRFNSVTGQQFPTDDFQTISSAAEITAGSGSFTEYAFVSYFTRATYAYKDRYLFKASFRRDGSSRFGSDSRFGVFPAFSAGWILSEENFLSESSAISFLKLRASYGQVGNAEIGNFASRGLFGGVSYNQKPGIAPTQAGNNELSWETSDQSDVAIEYGLFNGVLSGEVAYYVKDTKELLFEQPLPLSSGAPEQGGINNNIGRMKSDGIEFSITSKNIQTKDLKWTTSFNIGTNNNEIIELPDGQDVVNGQNILREGEAVNSLYLIEYAGVDVDNGDALYYLNTDDGSGSLDRGTTNDSNAASRVVAGNPFPEVIAGLTNTVLYKDFDFTMTFQGEWGASIYNGGGRFQSANGDWFDNQTVDQLDRWQNPGDITNVPQARLGAGNGTSHSTRFLEKGDFIRLRNITLGYSIPQSVIAKMGLSKLRLYFSGLNLLTITDYTGYDPESRSDAGGVGQTFYSAPAAKTLSIGLNVTF; this is translated from the coding sequence ATGGAGAGAAGAATTTTAAAAGCATCCCTAACACTATTTTTAGGGTTTATTGTGCAAATTACTTTCGCGCAAAAGAAAACTGTTTCTGGTACTGTTTCAGATGCGTCAGGAAAACTACCTGGAGTAAGTGTAGCTGTTAAAGGTACTAGTACAGGTACAGAAACTGATTTTGAAGGTAATTATGCTATTTCTGTCACCGAAGGAGATATTTTGGTGTTTAGCTATTTAGGCTATAAACCAAATCAAAAAAAAATAGGTAAGTTTAGCAAATTTAACGTAGTGTTAAAGGAGGGTAGCAGTGAGTTAGATGAAGTTGTTATTGTTGGATATGGTACTCAAAGCAAGAGAAAATTAACAGACAATATTGTAAAATTAAGTTCAGATGATATTGCAGATGTGCCTACACCTAGTGTTATGAATTCATTAGCAGGTAAGGCTGCTGGTGTTCAAATTAGCCAAACAAATGGTAAGGTAGAAGGTGGTCTAAATTTTAGAATTAGAGGGCAGTCTAGTATTAGTGCAGGTTCAGATCCTTTGTATGTTTTAGATGGAATTCCATTAATAAACAGCAATGAGTCTAATAATGGGTCTCCAACAAATCCATTATTAACTTTGAGTCCTAATGAGATAGAATCTATAGATATTTTAAAAGATGCTTCTTCGGCAGCAATTTATGGAGCAAGAGGAGCAAATGGAGTTGTGCTTATTACAACGAAGTCTGGTAAAGAAGGAAAAGCAAAGTTTTCTGTAAATATCTCTAATGGAGTAAGTGAAAAAGCAAACTCTAGAGATTGGTTAAATGCAGAACAATATGTTGAGTTGTTTTTAGAAGCTGGAAAAAATGGGTTAGCCACTGGTGGTTGGCCAGCAGAAGGCTATGTAGAAGAAAGATTAGATAGATATTCTAATAATACATGGAGAGAAGGAACTTATGATACCGATTGGCAAGACCTTGCGTTAGTTAAAGGATATACTAGAGATGCAGATTTTTCTATTTCTGGAGGAGATGCAAAAACTACTTATTTCTTTTCTGGAGCATATAACGATACAAAAGGGATTGTTAGAGGGAATGAATTGAACAGAATTAGTTCACGTTTAAACATTACTCATAAATTAACAGATAAATTTTCTGCAGGAATGAACTTAAGTTTCTCTAGAACGGATATTGATAGAATTGGAAATGATAATGCATTTGTATCGCCATTACAAGCAATTGCTCTTGCGCCAATTTCTCCTGATTTTGTAGATGGAGAGCCTTTTGCAAACACAACGTATGCAAATTTTTTATTACAAGATAAGCATGCTTATTACAATACAATTATTAGAAGAGTAACAGGTAAGGTTTTTGCGGCATATCAATTTACTGATAACTTAAAATTTAATTCAGATTTTGCATATGATCTATATTCTCAGACAGAAGATAGTTTTACAGGAAGTTTAGCTCCTTTTCAATCTACAAACGGAGAGGCTTATGCTTCTAACGTTAATACAGAGAACTATATTTTTAGTAATTATTTGAGCTATAATAAAACTTTTGGAGAAAATCATGATTTAGATATTATTCTTGGTACAGAATTAAATAAAAGTAAAAGAAGATTTAACAGTGTTACTGGTCAACAATTTCCAACAGACGATTTTCAAACAATAAGTTCAGCTGCAGAAATTACTGCAGGTTCTGGTAGTTTTACAGAATATGCTTTTGTTTCTTATTTTACTAGAGCAACTTACGCTTATAAAGATAGATATTTATTTAAAGCAAGTTTTAGAAGAGATGGTTCTTCAAGATTTGGTAGTGATTCTAGATTTGGTGTTTTTCCTGCTTTTTCTGCAGGTTGGATTCTTTCTGAAGAAAACTTTTTATCAGAGAGTTCTGCAATATCTTTCTTAAAGTTAAGAGCTAGTTACGGTCAAGTAGGAAATGCAGAAATAGGGAATTTTGCTTCTAGAGGTTTATTTGGTGGAGTTTCATACAATCAAAAACCAGGTATTGCCCCAACTCAAGCAGGTAATAATGAGTTAAGTTGGGAAACATCAGACCAAAGTGATGTTGCAATAGAATATGGGCTTTTTAACGGAGTACTTTCAGGAGAAGTAGCATATTATGTAAAAGATACAAAAGAGTTATTATTTGAGCAGCCTTTGCCTTTATCTTCTGGAGCACCAGAGCAAGGGGGGATTAATAATAATATTGGTAGAATGAAAAGTGATGGTATTGAATTCTCTATAACTTCTAAAAACATTCAAACAAAGGATTTAAAATGGACTACAAGTTTTAATATTGGAACAAATAATAATGAGATAATTGAATTACCAGATGGGCAAGATGTTGTTAACGGTCAGAATATTTTAAGAGAAGGAGAAGCTGTAAATTCTTTATATCTTATAGAGTATGCTGGTGTAGATGTTGATAATGGAGATGCGTTGTATTATTTAAATACAGATGATGGAAGTGGAAGCTTAGATAGAGGTACTACAAACGATTCTAATGCTGCAAGTAGAGTTGTAGCAGGAAATCCTTTTCCAGAAGTTATAGCAGGTCTTACAAATACTGTTCTTTATAAAGATTTCGATTTTACAATGACTTTTCAAGGAGAATGGGGAGCAAGTATTTATAATGGTGGAGGACGTTTTCAATCTGCAAATGGAGACTGGTTTGATAATCAAACAGTAGATCAATTAGATAGATGGCAAAACCCAGGTGATATAACAAATGTACCACAAGCAAGATTAGGTGCTGGTAATGGTACAAGTCATTCTACAAGATTTTTAGAAAAAGGAGATTTTATTAGACTTAGAAACATAACATTAGGGTATTCAATTCCTCAATCAGTAATTGCTAAAATGGGATTATCTAAGTTAAGACTATATTTTAGTGGTCTTAATTTGTTAACAATAACAGATTATACAGGTTATGATCCAGAATCTAGAAGTGATGCAGGTGGTGTAGGTCAAACCTTCTATTCTGCTCCTGCAGCAAAAACGCTTTCAATAGGTCTTAACGTAACTTTTTAA